A genome region from Flavobacterium sp. CFS9 includes the following:
- a CDS encoding peroxiredoxin-like family protein: MKKIFFIALVALSTVAAAQNSLPQIATDITPLLIGEKIPNTTLKSAENATVKISDLLEKKKAVLVFYRGGWCPYCNMHLQALAEAEKQILDLGYQIIAISPDAPENLKITEEKDKVKYTLLSDSEGEFAKAVGIAYAAPENYKSVINVHSKGVNTSFLPVPSVFVINQNSEIAFEYIAPDFKHRISTELLVSVLKNLK, from the coding sequence ATGAAAAAAATATTTTTTATTGCTTTAGTAGCCTTAAGCACTGTGGCTGCTGCACAAAATTCGCTTCCCCAAATAGCGACCGATATTACTCCTTTATTAATAGGAGAGAAAATTCCAAATACCACATTAAAATCAGCTGAAAATGCAACGGTAAAAATCTCTGATTTGCTTGAAAAGAAAAAAGCGGTTTTAGTTTTCTATCGCGGCGGCTGGTGTCCTTATTGCAATATGCATCTTCAGGCGTTAGCTGAAGCAGAGAAACAAATTCTGGATCTTGGATACCAGATTATTGCAATAAGTCCTGATGCCCCGGAGAATTTAAAAATCACGGAAGAAAAAGATAAAGTAAAATATACTTTGCTTTCTGACTCAGAAGGTGAATTTGCGAAAGCAGTTGGAATTGCTTATGCGGCTCCTGAAAACTATAAATCAGTAATTAACGTACATTCTAAAGGAGTCAATACAAGTTTTTTACCGGTTCCTTCTGTCTTTGTTATAAACCAAAATAGTGAGATTGCATTCGAATATATTGCTCCGGATTTTAAGCATCGTATTTCGACCGAATTGCTAGTTTCAGTATTAAAAAACCTAAAATAA
- a CDS encoding Crp/Fnr family transcriptional regulator encodes MYEDLKYWYLRDHKLFRTLSYSQIKQLCIITGFKKASKGEIIYFSTSDLPRIFLLKKGNIKIVSIDEEGNETIKDIIQKGDLFGELTLETDAKNEEYAKVLSDDVAICSFLMSDFEDLLLRNPTLALSYTKFVGLKMKRIKNSYANLISKDAKTRLYQFLKDWAEKEGTADGNLVTIDNYLTQNDIAQIICTSRQTATQLLNEMETNELIHYNRKEIVIVDITKI; translated from the coding sequence ATGTACGAAGATTTAAAATACTGGTATTTGCGGGATCATAAATTGTTTCGAACCCTGAGTTATTCGCAGATCAAGCAATTGTGTATTATCACAGGTTTTAAAAAAGCGTCAAAAGGAGAAATTATTTATTTTTCTACTTCAGATTTACCCCGCATATTTTTACTCAAAAAAGGAAATATTAAAATAGTGTCTATTGATGAAGAAGGTAATGAAACCATAAAAGACATCATTCAGAAAGGGGATTTATTTGGCGAATTAACTTTGGAAACAGATGCCAAAAACGAAGAATATGCAAAAGTACTTTCTGACGATGTTGCAATTTGCAGTTTCCTGATGTCAGATTTCGAAGATTTATTACTGAGAAATCCAACACTAGCACTTTCGTATACCAAATTTGTCGGTCTGAAAATGAAACGCATCAAAAACAGTTACGCTAATTTGATTTCTAAAGATGCAAAAACCAGATTGTACCAATTTCTTAAAGACTGGGCAGAGAAGGAAGGGACTGCCGATGGAAATCTGGTAACTATCGATAACTATTTGACACAGAACGACATTGCACAAATTATTTGTACTTCAAGACAAACGGCAACTCAATTGCTGAACGAGATGGAAACGAACGAACTGATACATTACAATAGAAAAGAAATTGTTATTGTGGATATTACCAAAATTTAG
- a CDS encoding acyl-CoA dehydrogenase yields MDFNLTEEHLMIQQAARDFAQNELLPGVIERDEKQIFPTEQIKKMGQLGFLGMMVDPKYGGSGLDAISYVIAMEEISKVDASASVVMSVNNSLVCWGLQEFGTEEQKQKYLPGLASGEIHGAFCLSEPEAGSDATSQKTTAVDMGDHYLVNGTKNWITNGNTASVYLVIAQTDPEKRHKGINALIMTKDMPGFSIGPKEQKMGIRGSDTHSLMFTDVKVPKENRIGEDGFGFKFAMKTLAGGRIGIASQALGIASGAYELALKYSKERKAFGTEICNHQAIAFKLADMAVNIEAARHLCMKAAWDKDQHKNYDVSGAMAKLFASQVAMDTTVEAVQIHGGNGYVKEYHVERLMRDAKITQIYEGTSEIQKIVISRAVIAG; encoded by the coding sequence ATGGATTTTAATCTTACCGAAGAACATTTAATGATTCAACAAGCTGCAAGGGATTTTGCTCAAAACGAATTGCTGCCTGGTGTTATTGAACGTGACGAAAAACAAATTTTTCCAACAGAACAAATTAAAAAAATGGGACAATTAGGATTCCTTGGAATGATGGTTGATCCTAAATATGGCGGAAGCGGACTGGATGCCATTTCTTATGTAATTGCGATGGAAGAAATTTCAAAAGTAGACGCATCAGCTTCTGTAGTAATGTCTGTAAACAACTCTTTAGTTTGTTGGGGACTACAGGAATTTGGAACTGAAGAACAAAAACAAAAGTACTTACCAGGCTTGGCATCGGGAGAGATTCACGGAGCATTTTGTTTGAGTGAACCTGAGGCAGGTAGTGATGCTACTTCTCAAAAAACAACTGCGGTTGATATGGGAGATCATTATTTGGTAAACGGAACAAAAAACTGGATTACTAACGGAAATACAGCATCGGTTTATTTAGTGATCGCACAAACGGATCCGGAGAAAAGACACAAAGGAATCAATGCTTTGATCATGACGAAAGATATGCCGGGCTTTTCTATTGGACCAAAAGAGCAAAAAATGGGAATCCGTGGTTCTGATACACACTCTTTAATGTTTACTGATGTAAAAGTTCCTAAAGAAAACAGAATTGGTGAAGACGGCTTCGGATTTAAATTTGCAATGAAAACTCTTGCCGGAGGCCGTATCGGAATTGCTTCTCAGGCTTTAGGAATTGCTTCAGGAGCTTATGAATTGGCGTTGAAATATTCTAAAGAGCGTAAAGCTTTCGGAACTGAAATCTGCAATCACCAGGCAATTGCTTTTAAATTGGCAGATATGGCAGTTAATATTGAAGCAGCACGTCATTTGTGTATGAAAGCAGCTTGGGATAAAGACCAACATAAAAATTATGATGTAAGTGGTGCGATGGCAAAATTGTTTGCTTCGCAAGTAGCAATGGATACCACTGTTGAGGCAGTTCAGATTCATGGAGGTAACGGTTACGTAAAAGAGTACCATGTAGAACGTTTAATGCGTGATGCAAAAATTACTCAGATTTACGAAGGAACTTCAGAAATTCAGAAAATTGTAATTTCGAGAGCTGTTATTGCAGGATAA
- a CDS encoding chalcone isomerase family protein yields the protein MKKSLLLLTFLFSIQFSTVSAQTQLDVNGVTVPRKIEFQGKTLQLNGAGGRSKMWLEVYVQALYLSQLSQDPQFIIDSDTEMAIRIEITSSMVSSGKLTKAMNAGFEKSAGSNLNQLRPRIEEFKTFLSDMITEKDVFVLAYNPLDQTVNVYKNEVLKGKIPGFDFKKALFGIWLSDKPVDETLKKHLLGI from the coding sequence ATGAAAAAAAGTTTACTTCTACTTACATTCCTTTTTAGTATACAATTCTCGACCGTTTCAGCCCAGACTCAGCTTGACGTGAACGGCGTAACAGTTCCAAGAAAAATTGAATTTCAAGGCAAAACTTTACAGCTTAATGGTGCTGGAGGCCGATCAAAAATGTGGTTGGAAGTTTATGTTCAGGCCTTATATTTATCACAGCTAAGTCAGGATCCACAATTTATTATTGACAGCGATACCGAAATGGCAATCCGAATTGAAATTACTTCTTCAATGGTTTCTTCAGGCAAACTGACTAAAGCAATGAATGCCGGTTTTGAAAAATCTGCAGGAAGCAATCTTAATCAATTGCGTCCCCGAATTGAAGAATTTAAAACTTTTTTAAGCGACATGATTACTGAAAAAGATGTATTTGTTTTGGCTTACAACCCACTTGACCAAACAGTCAATGTTTACAAAAATGAAGTTTTGAAAGGAAAAATTCCCGGATTTGATTTCAAAAAAGCATTGTTCGGAATCTGGCTTTCAGACAAACCGGTTGACGAGACATTAAAAAAACACTTATTAGGAATATAA
- a CDS encoding Glu/Leu/Phe/Val dehydrogenase dimerization domain-containing protein produces the protein MKDLLQQFENKAPEIVFNWKDSETEAEGWTVINSLRGGAAGGGTRMRKGLDMNEVLSLAKTMEVKFSVSGPAIGGAKSGINFDPNDPRKKGVLQRWYKAVSPLLKSYYGTGGDLNVDEIHEVIPMTEECGVWHPQEGVFNGHFKPTEADKINRIGQLRQGVIKVIENPKFSPDVTRKYTVADMITGYGVAEAARHFYATYGGDIKGKKAIVQGFGNVGSAAAFYLAEMGAKVIGIIDRDGGLIKEEGFSFEEIRTLFLNKDGNKLVADNMIPFDEINTKIWTIGAEIFTPCAASRLVTQAQIDNLIANGLEVISCGANVPFADKEIFFGSIMEEVDSKVSLIPDFISNCGMARVFAYFMEKKVQMTDEDIFNDTSEIIKNAIVKAHTLNSSKTNISATAFEIALKQLV, from the coding sequence ATGAAAGATTTATTACAGCAATTTGAAAATAAAGCACCTGAAATTGTTTTTAACTGGAAAGATTCCGAAACAGAAGCCGAAGGATGGACTGTTATCAACTCACTGCGCGGTGGAGCTGCGGGTGGAGGAACAAGAATGAGAAAAGGCTTAGATATGAATGAAGTTTTATCGTTGGCCAAAACTATGGAAGTTAAATTTTCTGTTTCAGGACCAGCCATTGGAGGTGCCAAATCAGGAATAAATTTTGACCCGAATGATCCACGAAAAAAAGGAGTATTACAACGTTGGTACAAAGCCGTTTCACCATTATTGAAAAGTTACTACGGAACCGGAGGAGATTTAAATGTAGATGAAATTCACGAAGTAATTCCAATGACCGAAGAATGTGGTGTATGGCATCCGCAGGAAGGAGTTTTCAACGGACACTTCAAACCAACCGAAGCAGATAAAATTAACAGAATCGGACAATTGCGTCAGGGTGTTATCAAAGTAATCGAAAACCCAAAGTTCTCTCCTGATGTAACCCGAAAATATACGGTTGCCGACATGATTACCGGTTATGGTGTTGCTGAAGCAGCTCGTCATTTTTATGCCACTTATGGTGGAGACATCAAAGGTAAAAAAGCAATTGTACAGGGATTTGGAAATGTAGGTTCAGCTGCTGCTTTCTATTTGGCAGAAATGGGTGCTAAAGTAATCGGAATTATTGACCGTGACGGAGGATTAATAAAAGAAGAAGGTTTTTCATTTGAAGAAATCAGAACTTTGTTTTTAAATAAAGACGGAAACAAATTAGTTGCCGACAACATGATTCCATTTGACGAAATCAACACTAAAATCTGGACGATTGGTGCTGAAATCTTCACCCCTTGTGCAGCTTCAAGATTGGTAACTCAGGCCCAAATCGATAACTTAATCGCAAATGGATTAGAAGTTATTTCATGTGGAGCAAACGTTCCTTTTGCTGATAAAGAAATTTTCTTCGGATCTATTATGGAAGAAGTGGACAGCAAAGTAAGTTTGATTCCTGATTTCATCTCAAACTGTGGAATGGCACGAGTTTTTGCATATTTCATGGAGAAAAAAGTGCAAATGACAGACGAAGATATTTTCAATGATACTTCAGAAATTATCAAAAATGCGATTGTTAAAGCTCATACTTTAAATTCATCCAAAACCAATATCAGTGCAACTGCTTTTGAAATTGCATTGAAACAATTAGTATAA
- a CDS encoding energy transducer TonB, with protein sequence MSSISSDQKKSLLLTTVIYAVLIALLFLIRFWPPYNPENNVALASGGGGGGVTVNFGDSDLGSGANYKSEVLNVKNEARQTPAKATPDEAILTQENTTTDESVAIPTKEKTKKATPVVKPETKPIPEKPKVSNSTNDALSSILKGSNKGGDGDDKAAGNKGKANGSLSSNGYYGTGGSGGGTGGGNGTGNGIGTGSGYGPGSGGGSGGGSGYSLNGRKALSKPAPKYTCNEEGKVVVEVTVDQNGKTISATAGIKGTTNTASCLLEQAKIAALNTRWSADDKAAAKQVGKIIYNFSLD encoded by the coding sequence ATGAGTTCCATTTCTTCAGATCAAAAGAAATCCTTACTACTCACAACTGTTATCTATGCAGTACTCATTGCGTTGTTATTTCTTATACGCTTTTGGCCTCCATACAATCCGGAGAACAATGTCGCACTGGCTTCCGGCGGAGGCGGCGGAGGGGTTACGGTAAATTTTGGAGACAGCGATTTAGGCTCGGGAGCAAATTATAAAAGTGAAGTTTTAAATGTAAAAAACGAAGCCCGACAAACTCCTGCAAAAGCAACACCGGACGAAGCAATTTTAACTCAGGAAAATACAACAACCGACGAAAGTGTTGCAATTCCAACAAAAGAAAAAACAAAAAAAGCAACTCCCGTTGTAAAACCGGAAACAAAACCGATTCCTGAAAAACCAAAAGTTTCCAATTCTACAAACGATGCTCTATCAAGTATTTTAAAAGGATCGAATAAAGGTGGTGATGGCGACGACAAAGCAGCAGGAAACAAAGGAAAAGCAAACGGAAGTTTAAGTTCTAATGGATATTATGGAACGGGAGGTTCCGGAGGAGGAACTGGCGGTGGTAACGGAACCGGAAATGGAATTGGTACCGGAAGCGGTTATGGCCCGGGAAGTGGAGGCGGTTCCGGTGGAGGATCCGGATATTCTTTAAACGGACGAAAAGCATTATCTAAACCGGCACCAAAATATACCTGTAACGAAGAAGGAAAAGTAGTGGTAGAAGTTACCGTAGACCAAAATGGCAAAACCATTAGTGCTACTGCAGGAATAAAAGGAACAACCAACACAGCTAGCTGTTTACTGGAACAGGCAAAAATAGCAGCATTAAACACAAGATGGTCCGCAGATGACAAAGCAGCCGCAAAACAGGTTGGAAAAATAATTTACAATTTCAGTCTGGATTAA
- a CDS encoding ExbD/TolR family protein, protein MSIKRKRRFHAEVATSSLSDIMFFLLLFFLIISTLANPNVIKMTLPKAKANEKTNKQLISLSVTEDKKFYIDKVPVEFDALETTLMAKIGADKQQTVVVRIPFNLQVQDLVDVLQIGVKNNLKFVIATSPK, encoded by the coding sequence ATGTCTATTAAGAGAAAAAGAAGGTTTCATGCTGAAGTGGCGACATCGTCCTTAAGTGATATTATGTTTTTCCTGTTGTTGTTTTTCCTTATTATATCAACACTTGCGAATCCTAATGTGATCAAAATGACACTGCCGAAAGCGAAAGCCAATGAAAAAACAAATAAACAGCTGATTAGTTTGTCTGTTACTGAAGACAAGAAATTCTATATCGACAAAGTGCCTGTTGAATTTGATGCTCTGGAAACCACTTTGATGGCGAAAATTGGAGCTGACAAACAGCAAACAGTAGTGGTTCGAATTCCGTTTAATCTTCAGGTTCAGGATTTAGTTGATGTACTGCAAATAGGAGTGAAGAATAATTTAAAGTTTGTAATTGCTACAAGTCCGAAGTAA
- a CDS encoding MotA/TolQ/ExbB proton channel family protein has translation MFSYIQLQADTIANASNVVIEKIAPENEISMFGFIMKGGVFLIPIALLLFYTIYIIFERYLYIKKASRIDSRLIQDVGDKLNAGNIELARTIVERSDTAAGNILKEGVLVIGRPIAEIESNMDRAADIEIGEMERHLGHLGLIAGIAPTLGFIGTISGVIKIFYSISVTENISIGNISGGLYEKMISSGSGLIVGIIAYSAYHLLNGKIDDFALKIQKQILEFVNIIQRA, from the coding sequence ATGTTTAGCTACATTCAATTACAAGCTGATACCATCGCAAATGCCTCAAACGTAGTTATCGAAAAGATTGCACCTGAAAATGAAATTTCAATGTTTGGGTTTATTATGAAAGGAGGAGTTTTCTTAATTCCGATTGCATTATTATTATTTTATACTATTTATATCATTTTTGAACGTTACTTATATATCAAAAAAGCATCAAGAATTGATTCCAGATTGATACAGGATGTGGGCGATAAATTAAATGCCGGAAATATTGAATTGGCCAGAACTATTGTGGAAAGAAGCGATACGGCAGCCGGAAATATTCTGAAAGAAGGTGTGCTGGTTATTGGAAGGCCAATTGCAGAAATTGAATCCAACATGGACCGTGCCGCTGATATTGAAATTGGTGAAATGGAAAGACATTTGGGCCATCTCGGACTTATTGCGGGGATTGCTCCAACCCTTGGCTTTATTGGGACTATTTCGGGAGTAATTAAGATTTTCTACAGTATTTCGGTTACGGAAAATATTAGTATCGGAAATATTTCGGGAGGATTGTATGAGAAAATGATCAGTTCCGGTTCGGGATTAATTGTGGGGATTATTGCCTATAGTGCTTATCACTTACTGAATGGGAAAATTGATGATTTTGCATTGAAGATTCAGAAACAAATATTAGAATTTGTCAATATAATTCAAAGAGCGTAA
- a CDS encoding folylpolyglutamate synthase/dihydrofolate synthase family protein yields MNYQETTNWMFNQLPMYQLQGASAYKEDLTNIKLLAAHLDNPQNQLKCIHVAGTNGKGSTSHMLASVLQEAGYKVGLYTSPHLKDFRERIKINGQEISEDFVCQFVAKHKNFFEANDMSFFEMSVGLAFDYFASEKTDIAIIEVGLGGRLDATNIITPLVSVITNIDLDHTQFLGNTPSAIAGEKAGIIKPNVPVVIGEYTFETQPVFLAKAKLNEAPIYFASDSVTEVFPSDLIGDYQFHNKKTVQQTIHILNSQNEFKVSDENLKNGLLHVVKNTGLQGRWQQLGENPKIICDTAHNQHGLAVVMKQIQKESFENLHIVLGVVNDKDLDSILPLFPKNAQYYFCSPNSSRGLKTEILNEAAKKHHLIGENYDSVEHAFAAARKNASKNDFIYVGGSTFVVAELPLS; encoded by the coding sequence ATGAACTATCAGGAAACGACAAACTGGATGTTTAATCAGCTTCCAATGTACCAACTTCAGGGAGCTTCGGCATACAAAGAAGATTTGACTAATATTAAGCTGCTGGCTGCACATCTTGACAATCCTCAAAATCAGCTAAAGTGCATCCATGTTGCCGGGACGAATGGTAAAGGATCAACCTCACACATGCTGGCTTCGGTTTTACAGGAAGCCGGATATAAAGTAGGATTGTATACTTCTCCACACCTTAAAGATTTCAGGGAACGAATTAAAATTAATGGCCAGGAAATCTCCGAGGATTTTGTTTGTCAATTCGTAGCCAAACACAAAAACTTTTTTGAAGCCAATGATATGAGTTTTTTCGAAATGTCTGTTGGACTGGCTTTCGATTACTTCGCTTCAGAGAAAACAGACATTGCTATTATTGAAGTTGGTCTTGGCGGACGACTTGATGCAACCAACATAATTACACCATTAGTATCGGTTATTACCAATATCGATTTAGACCATACTCAGTTTTTAGGAAATACCCCATCAGCTATTGCAGGTGAAAAAGCCGGAATCATAAAACCAAATGTCCCTGTTGTCATTGGAGAATACACCTTCGAAACTCAACCTGTATTTTTAGCCAAAGCAAAACTAAATGAAGCTCCAATTTATTTTGCTTCCGATTCAGTCACAGAAGTTTTCCCTTCTGATTTAATTGGAGATTATCAGTTTCACAATAAAAAAACAGTACAGCAAACCATCCACATTTTAAACTCTCAAAATGAGTTTAAAGTTTCAGACGAAAATCTAAAAAACGGTTTATTACATGTTGTAAAAAACACCGGTTTACAAGGCAGATGGCAGCAGTTAGGAGAAAACCCAAAAATCATCTGTGATACCGCCCACAACCAACACGGACTAGCCGTTGTAATGAAACAAATTCAAAAAGAAAGTTTCGAAAATTTACATATTGTACTGGGAGTTGTAAACGATAAAGATCTCGATTCTATTTTACCTCTTTTTCCAAAAAATGCACAATACTATTTTTGCAGCCCAAATTCGTCCAGAGGTTTGAAAACTGAAATTTTAAATGAAGCCGCTAAAAAGCACCATTTAATTGGAGAAAATTATGACTCCGTAGAACATGCTTTTGCCGCAGCCAGAAAAAATGCTTCAAAAAATGACTTTATTTATGTTGGCGGAAGCACATTTGTAGTTGCTGAACTGCCTCTGTCATAA
- a CDS encoding aminotransferase class V-fold PLP-dependent enzyme: protein MKNNESVFSEEEIKKFRSETIGCKNVNHLNNAGAGLMPDAVTRSILEHIKLESEIGGYEAAALKADVIKEFYTQAGRLINCNPANIAFTASATDSYTRALSSIPFLSDDIILTDNDDFISNQIQFISCQKRFGIKIVRIKNAETGGIDLSDLEEKLFSLQPRLLAITHIPTNSGLVQPVKSIGEIYDRYTKVHTDKTWYILDACQSAGQMKLDVEELKCDFLSITIRKFLRGPRGTGFLYVSDRVLVSGLEPLFIDMRGADWVEKDEYKQQPDAKRFEDWEFAYALVLGSKTAIEYCLDIGEDRIWKQIQLLSKYMRDELAQIPKVRVLDRGPELGGLVTFFVEDSQPKYIVDELLKRKINVVPSFRNFAVIDFDEKGVKWAVRASPHYYNTFDEIDLFIEAVKEIVSS, encoded by the coding sequence ATGAAAAATAATGAAAGTGTTTTTTCTGAGGAAGAAATCAAAAAATTTAGAAGTGAAACCATTGGGTGTAAAAATGTAAATCATCTTAACAATGCAGGCGCAGGTCTAATGCCAGATGCGGTGACTCGGTCTATTTTGGAACATATAAAGTTAGAGTCTGAAATTGGAGGGTATGAGGCTGCAGCTTTGAAAGCTGATGTGATAAAGGAATTTTATACTCAGGCGGGAAGATTGATTAATTGTAATCCGGCAAATATTGCTTTTACTGCAAGTGCTACAGATTCGTATACTCGAGCATTGTCTTCTATTCCGTTTTTGAGTGATGATATAATTTTGACGGACAATGATGATTTTATTTCGAATCAGATTCAGTTTATTTCATGTCAGAAACGATTTGGAATTAAAATAGTGAGAATAAAGAATGCTGAAACCGGAGGTATTGATCTAAGTGATCTCGAAGAAAAATTATTTTCTCTTCAGCCGAGATTGTTGGCTATAACACATATTCCAACTAATTCCGGTTTGGTTCAGCCTGTTAAAAGTATAGGTGAAATATACGATCGTTATACAAAAGTGCATACTGATAAAACCTGGTATATTCTGGATGCTTGTCAATCAGCGGGGCAAATGAAGTTGGATGTTGAGGAATTGAAATGTGATTTTTTAAGTATTACGATCAGGAAATTTTTGAGAGGTCCTCGCGGTACGGGGTTTCTTTATGTTTCGGATAGAGTTCTTGTGTCTGGACTTGAGCCTTTGTTTATTGATATGAGAGGTGCTGATTGGGTTGAAAAAGATGAATACAAACAGCAACCGGATGCGAAGCGTTTTGAAGATTGGGAGTTTGCTTATGCTCTTGTTTTGGGAAGTAAGACTGCTATTGAATATTGTTTGGATATTGGGGAGGATAGAATTTGGAAGCAAATACAGCTGTTGTCAAAATATATGAGGGATGAACTGGCTCAAATTCCTAAAGTAAGGGTTTTGGATAGAGGGCCTGAACTCGGGGGCTTGGTGACGTTTTTTGTGGAAGATTCGCAACCAAAATATATTGTTGACGAGTTACTGAAGAGAAAAATAAATGTGGTTCCGAGCTTTAGAAATTTTGCTGTGATTGATTTTGATGAAAAGGGGGTAAAATGGGCAGTGAGAGCATCTCCTCATTATTATAATACTTTCGATGAAATTGATTTGTTTATCGAGGCAGTAAAGGAAATTGTGTCAAGTTAA